GGCGCGGCCCTGACCCCGGTCAACGGCTTCGACAACTTTTCCATCACCGATAACAACTACTGGGCGACCGATACCGATAGCGACATCACCGATAACAACTTTGAAGTTGATATCGATTACGCTGCCGGTGGCCAGGTCATCATGACGGTTAACGCCACTGTTGACGGCGACAACCGTTCGCAGTCGATCGACGTAACGGACTATGCTTCAGGCGGCACCACCGCAATTGGGGCTGGTGAAAATGCGACCCTGAACTTCGATGAGCTTGGTCTGAGCTTCACGGTGAACACCAACTTCTCGGCATCTGTGTCGTCAATTGCCGCAGACAACACTGGTGCATCGAACTTCGGTTCTGACACCACCTTCAACGGCGTTACCGGTAACGACTCCTCGGCGAACGTTGTTAACATGGCTGCAGACAATGGTCAGCAGCTCGCCACCAGCATTGAATTCCAGGTTGGCGGCGGCAACACGGCAAACGACCGCTTGTCGATCAATTTGACCTCGGTTG
This DNA window, taken from Thalassospira sp. ER-Se-21-Dark, encodes the following:
- a CDS encoding flagellin, coding for GAALTPVNGFDNFSITDNNYWATDTDSDITDNNFEVDIDYAAGGQVIMTVNATVDGDNRSQSIDVTDYASGGTTAIGAGENATLNFDELGLSFTVNTNFSASVSSIAADNTGASNFGSDTTFNGVTGNDSSANVVNMAADNGQQLATSIEFQVGGGNTANDRLSINLTSVDSDTLGSGSSGSETSLEDLGANAINTAAGAQNAVEVVTRAIDDLQRARAAIGTSQNRLDFAGQNLASTQENTESARSTLMDLDVAAEMTAFTSKQILVQSGV